The following are encoded in a window of Primulina eburnea isolate SZY01 chromosome 4, ASM2296580v1, whole genome shotgun sequence genomic DNA:
- the LOC140830086 gene encoding uncharacterized protein, with the protein MAKAFLLKYFPPSKTMKLRADITTFSQFEQELLYEAWERYKDLLRRCPHHELPLGLVVQTFYYGLISSNRTMIDVAACGNLLRKTAEEGYELLEEMAASNYHPQSERNPQRRNAGVHQVTDLSAVTAQLEALNRKIDSMNVNQTAMRLQEIFCEKCGGDHYVKDCQDSGPFYANEEAPVNQVEVQNRPRNDPYSNTYNPGWRQHPNFSWGGQGSRTRPQGGQQYSKQPMYRHEPRDEKSSLEQMMSKFISATETRLQNQDASIKGLENQIGQLAKMIASREPSNTETNPKEQVKAIALRSGKVLEKEGQGKEAVALCDLGASINLMPLSVFRKLGLGMPKPTQMSLQLADGSVKHPRGVKEDVLVKVGKFTFPTDFVVLDMEEDREMPLILGRPFLAAGKAVIEVQERKLRLRDALNDPLKATLTTGMREEESDAEKAARVAYCNANHQWKPGG; encoded by the exons ATGGCCAAGGCATTCCTCTTGAAGTACTTTCCTCCATCCAAAACCATGAAGCTGCGAGCGGACATAACCACCTTCTCTCAATTTGAGCAGGAGTTACTCTACGAGGCTTGGGAGCGCTACAAAGACTTATTGCGAAGATGCCCGCATCATGAATTGCCTCTTGGGTTAGTGGTCCAAACTTTTTACTATGGTTTAATTTCATCTAACCGAACCATGATAGATGTTGCGGCCTGCGGAAATCTGTTGAGGAAAACGGCCGAAGAGGGGTATGAATTActagaggagatggctgctagcaacTATCACCCTCAATCTGAAAGGAACCCTCAGCGAAGGAATGCAGGAGTACACCAGGTAACTGACCTTTCAGCTGTCACTGCACAATTAGAAGCACTCAACAGGAAAATAGACAGCATGAACGTAAATCAGACAGCAATGCGCCTGCAAgagatattttgtgaaaaatgcgGAGGAGATCACTATGTTAAGGACTGTCAAGACAGTGGTCCTTTCTATGCAAATGAGGAGGCACCAGTGAATCAAGTGGAGGTTCAAAACCGTCCGAGGAATGATCCTTATTCAAATACATATAACCCTGGATGGAGACAACACCCAAATTTCTCATGGGGTGGTCAAGGCAGTCGGACTCGACCACAAGGGGGACAGCAGTATAGTAAGCAACCGATGTATCGACACGAGCCTCGAGATGAAAAATCTAGTctggagcaaatgatgtctaagttcatTTCAGCCACCGAGACTAGATTGCAAAACCAGGATGCATCAATAAAGGGCTTAGAGAATCAGATAGGTCAGTTGGCGAaaatgatagcaagtagagagccaaGCAACACTGAGACTAACCCGaaagagcaagtgaaagccATAGCATTGCGGAGTGGAAAAGTGCTTGAAAAAGAGGGTCAAGGAAAAGAAGCGGTTG ctttatgtgatcttggtgcgagcaTTAATCTTATGCCTTTATCTGTATTCAGGAAACTTGGATTGGGCATGCCTAAACCAACACAgatgtccttgcaactagcTGACGGATCTGTCAAACATCCACGAGGAGTCAAAGAAGATGTGTTAGTGAAAGTAGGAAAGTTTACATTTCCTACAGATTTTGTGGTGCTTGACATGGAAGAGGATAGGGAGATGCCTTTGATTTTAGGGAGACCGTTCCTTGCAGCTGGCAAAGCCGTGATCGAAGTGCAAGAaaggaagttgagattgaga gatgctcttaaCGACCCTTTGaaggccactctcactactgGAATGAGAGAAGAGGAATCGGATGCAGAGAAAGCTGCAAGGGTGGCGTACTGTAATGCCAACCATCAATGGAAGCCAGGAGGATGA